Below is a genomic region from Neomonachus schauinslandi chromosome 2, ASM220157v2, whole genome shotgun sequence.
ATCTTACTCACTGCATATGCAAAGCATCGGATCACACATAAAGGGATGCAAAGATGCATATAAGTGCCTCTTTGAAGGAGTTTGCCACTAAAACGGAGAGCTACAGCATACAGAGCGTTAGTTATAGAAGGCAGCAGTGTTCGTGTGTGAGGGAGAAACAAAAGAAGGTCCAATTAAAGCAGTCATTTCTACATTGGACTATATCATCTTTTTAATCATTGGTCTTTTACCTTTTCTACATGTTGCCACTAAACTCCTCCTACAGTCTACTTCTTCCTAACATCCTAGGACACCTATGATGGCTCCTTATCACTTACAACCTAAAATTCTGTACTACGCAAAACCTTTTAAAATCCCCCTCCGATGTGCctaatcttttattcttttatttgcctATATATGACCTTGACTCTGGTCTTGCCAACCCGTTCCTTTCTTGCCTTACAGGCAGTACGGTGCGGACCTCAGGACTCCAGACTTGAGTTAGAATTCCTGCTTTGCCCCTTACCAGCTATAAGTTTCCACACattaaccatctttttttttttttttaagattttatttatttatttgacagagagagacacagcgagaaagggaacacaagcaggggagtgggagagggagaagcaggctccccgccgagcagggagcccgatgcggggctcgatcccaggaccctgggatcatgacctgagccgaaggcagacgcttaacgactgagccacccaggcgccccccacacaTTAACCATCTTGCTAAAGTCATCTTTGTCCCCAAATCCAGCTCAGGTTACTTGTCCAAACTGATGATCCATTCACCTGTGACTTGTCATTTTACCTGGGCCTTGTACTTGTCTGACTTCAATCACCCGAGCCTTGGTTTCAAATTTCGACCTCCCAGactcccaatttttaaatatctctatCTCAGGTAGCCACAGTccctacctttttcttttctgatctgttACTCACTTATCCTCTATTAACTAcctttttctattgtttcttctGGTTTGAATATCCACATGGTGGAGCTTGATTTTGATGCTGATGTTTGTTATAATACCACAAAGCCCAAATAAGTGAATACAAGACTGAAACAGAGCAGGTGAGCTTTCATGTGGATGCAACCATGCATTCCACTACAGAGATGAAACGACGCAGCCAGGACACACTGAAGGGAGCCAGGGATGCTCTTCCCTAGCACCTGCCAATAAATGATGGTGTCCACTGGGAGACTCACCGCTAACCTCTCTAAAGGATTTCTCCAAATGCCTGCTCTCTCAAACCAAATGTAGACTGAGTAGAAGCTGTTCTGCTTCTCACTCTCAAGATCACGTCTAAGACACCGACTACTCTAAAAACCTGTGCTGAATCTCTGCTATTACCTCATCTTAATGTATGGCTTGCGGTGTAGCAGTCACAGAGAGGAAGGAACGTGTGAGGAGGCTTCTTCCCTACACTCCAAACCCCATGAGCTCCTAGGCTCACAGGGCATGTGTCTAAGGAGCTAACGAGTAAGATGGGTAAGTGAGAATATGCAAAGTCTAAGGAAGGGGAAATTTTTCCCAATGGtttagatgaagaaaataaatggtgaACAGATGGTATTACTATACTGCCCTCTCAACAACccaaatatttctaaaacctGTCTAAGAGGATGTTCTTTACGTAGACCTATTTACATTATCAGATCATCACAGTTTCTGCATGCTGAGATCAAGGAGTAAAGGCTCATCGGCAAGAGCAAGATGGAGTTCTGTCTCCAGGGGCTATCATTCCTCGCCTCGGAGCAGAAGTCGTGCCTTCCACAGGGCGGGCTGGGCTTTGTTCACCGCTGAGCTGAGGGCCGACAGAGGATCCTGACTGGAGCTCGGAGAACTTGGAGCTGTATAATGGCAATTCCATCCATTTCTTCTCCCAGTAGACATTAGAAATGAGAGGCTTATTGCCATTCTTGTTCAACAAgttaagaagagaaaggggacaAGAATCTAAATAATGGTTTTAGAATTGGAGGGAAGTTGGATATCTCCGGATACGAGGCTGTTGAGTATTTCTTTGCTGAAATCATCTGGAAGCATTGGGGTTAACTTCCGGGATAAGAATATCTCTTGGTTTCTCTGCAGAATCCCCTTCAGACCCAAAAGTCGGTTTCTTAGGCATTCGCAGCAACTAAAGTGGACATCCCCTACCAGATGGTCCAAATAAAAGAACCAGCTGCTGGTGAAAGCTAATGAAATTGTCATTGTCAGAAAACCAAGTGAAAGACTTGAGAATGAGAAGATTCTGTAGGCCCAGCATTTGATCTCTTGGGTGGAAGAGTCAAAGACAGAAACTAAGGTGATGTATAGAGCACTACCAAggtataaaaacagattttaaaacggGTCAGAAGCTTAGAGCTTGTGGCTGGAACTTCACAGAAGCTGCAGGAGCTGGCACGCAAGCCGGCAGGTCCCTGGTCTGTTGCTGCGTGGCTTCCCCGCGCTGCAGCCTTGCCTCTCACCCTCCCAGCTTCAGCAGCTTGGGAAAGCAAATCATTGCCGTGGCACAGGTTTCACAGAAATGAACGCATCAGCTGTTTCTGGTTTTCTGAGAGCCAcgatcatttattaaaaagaaagcatcagGGAAAAACTGTGTAGAAAAACATGAACTAGAAAAGTGATTTTCCCATTTATTCCActtacattttccttttggtatttATGGGCCAGAGTGATATAGGACAAAAATTTGTGtctgagaaaacaaatggaaaaattacaAGTGACGAGGGACAGCTTAGAAAATGGAACTGATCAGATAAATTTGCTTTTGAGGCAAAAATTTCACTCAATAAcaatgagaatttttttcccccctcaacttatttaaatattttatgtgttgtTGATACTATAAAAGAAAATCTGGGAGATAAGCACATTGTGTTTTAGTTTAAactaataaaatcaaatatacaaaATCCCCTAAATTTTACTAGTACACAGCTTGATTTGaagcaaaaatgaaatgcattttaagATAAATTCCCGTATCTATAAATTACTTGATTCATATagaataaattttactttaacgCTGAACAGACTgaacagaggcagaaaagagtGGTAACTATAGCGTGTTGTGAGCTTGAGAATCAGACAagactagctctgtgactttgggcaagttacttaactgcttGTCAGGCTGTTTCCTCTTCTAGAAAATGCAGGTAATAACAGTATTTGCCTCATATTGGCTATTGttaggatcaaatgaaataatggagcTAAATATAGTACAGGGTTTGGCAGATGACAAGTGCCCAAAAACGTTAGCTATTCTTTCTTGTTAAGTTATTAAGTAAATTAAGTGATACTATATTCCTAACATATTATGTTTCTGAACAAAATTGTTAGATCTGTAGAAGGCACAAGAAGGTATGTTTTCACTCTTTTCCCCACTCCACacgaaaaacaaaaatgaataagctaCTCTCAATCCTACATTGCTCAAAATTCCACACATTTTACTGCGCTGATCGAGctgataatttttctttcactcaCAACACAAAGCAGACTCGCACTAGGTCAAACCAAATCTGGGCATTCGTTTGTTTCGTGTCAGCAGATTATAACTCAGGATAACACTTCCGGAGCTCTccatctgaatatattttaaatgcagcCACTTATCCCGTTTCAGCAGAAACCCCAAAGGAGCACGTGCATGCGGATAACTAAGAAATACCAGTACTTGATCATTATACCTACGTTCTGACCCAACAACCTTTCTAATCACCCAGTGTATTCCAAGGAAACCAAGTCAGGACATGGCAAGACAGCTCATTTTGATCCTGTGCCACTCCCAAAGGCACAGCAAtgccttttcttccccccttctTTTCGGTATGCTTAACACAAATGATATCTACGGAGAACTGTGGGAAAATCTAGAAATCCTGTAAGTAGAAGTTGCAGGATTAAATTCCCTCTTTGACAAAGAAAACCCAGGAGTCTCTTTAGGTATAAACTATACATCTACTACAGATTCAGCGTGGTGGGCAGACTAATGATCCCAACCATAGATGTCCACATCCCAATCCCCAGAACCTGCAACTATGTCACCTCATCTGGCAcaaggggctttgcagatgtggTTGGGTTAAGGATCTTAGATGGAGAGGTTATGGATtgtctgggtgggcccaatgtcaCTGCACTGGTCCTCAACAGTACAGAAGGCTGTGGTCAGAGATGGGGCTGCGACTCTGGAGGGAGGGTCTCAGAGATGCATGTGGCCagctctgaagatggaggaaggggccacaagccaaggaatgtgggtggcctctaggagctggaaaaggaaacagattctcccctagagctccagaaaggaacacagcccagctgacaccttgatatTAGCCCACTGAGAACCACGCTGGACTTCTAACATATGAATGGATGGAACTGTAAGGTAAGAAATCTATGTTGTCTGAAGCCACTAAatctgtgataatttgttacaggagCCACAGAAGACTCAGTCTGGATTCTCATACACTAGAAATTCAGGACTCAAGTTGTATTTTAACTACTATTTAtcattttacttacttatttttgtttattttttaaagattttatatcttattttattaagtaggttccacacccaacatggggattgaactcacaaccccaagatcgagtcacatgctctactgactgagccagctaggcaccccctactatttatcattttaaagtgtagTGCTTTGGGGTAGGCCTCATTACATTAATCACTTCTAACTTacgaaaaaaattttttcttttaaaaaacaaattttaagaattactagcagtggggcacctgggttaagtgtttgccttcggcacaggtcatagATCCCAGGGTCCAgtgattgagccctacatcaggttccctgctcagctgggggtctgcttctccctctcccctctgcctctcaaCTCCCcctacaccccccacccctgctcgtgctctcgctctcaaataaacaaataaaatcttaaaaaaaaaaaaaaaaaagaattactagcATAGGCCTTCAGAGCTAAGACCACCTTATTCAAGTACCACAGCGAGTCAATGTTAAATCCTTAATATAACATCTTGTCTTTTCCTGAAGATGTTTACAAACCAAACTCTAAAGATGATGGTTTATCTAAGAATAAAATTAGCTCTTTTATTTCACACACACTCATATCCCGTCCCTATAAAAGGGCGTCATTTGACCAACGCCTCAGCATAACTGCCTTTTCCTAGACCGTCTCAGGCCCCAAGTCTGTTCTCTGTCCTGCCCTCCACCAGTATATCCTTCCTACGGGTTGGTCCCTGATGAAAATCAGCAGCAAGGAATCTCCAAGGTCAACACCAACACCACAGCTCCGACATACCGAAGTTCGTCCATTTCCCgcttcttcttcatctcttccttctctctccttttcatttcctGAATTTGGGCTTTTTTCTCATTCCTCTCTTCTCGGTCTCTGCATTCCTTCTCTGCCGCGAGGTCTGGGAACCGCTCCATTTTGGTCTTTTCTAATCGGTTCAGGATCTCATTCACTTTCTTCTCCACGGTCACAATTTTCACCTTTGAGGGAGATGGGAGGGAACAATACTGAATCTTTATTGTAGGTTTCCCCCCCCCCAGAACAGAGGCAATGCTTTCTAGGGGCCAAACAACCCAGCTGAAAAGGGATTTAGAAGGCATACGTCATGCTGAGCCTTCAACAATGAAGGCAGGAGACGGAAAAGCCCGGGGCTCCATGGCACCTCCCACCGCGGCGCACAACACTTACATCCTTCTGCCTGTGAAAGCCTATCTGTCCCACATCCATGTCGGCTGTTTTCTTCAGGTTAGACCACGgtgtatataccacattaacGTTGTTCATCTTGCAGCCTGCCAAGAGAGACTGTCTTCAACATGAGGGCCGGAGCATACTGAGTTCCCTCACCCACTGGCCAATTACCAAAATCCAACAAACGGAAAGGCTGAGTGCAAACAGCCACTGAGGGATTCAAACcaccaaatactttttttttttgaacccaCCCACGAAAGGCAGATGGTAAAGGTGACCAACACAATTCAAGCAATAGTGTTATGAAGGAAAGCAGGGGTCTGTGGATTAGCTTCAGGGACTTCTGAGACTCCCAAATAgtgaaaacaaaatttatgatacgcattttttaaaaagagaaatggaccAAACAGGTTTCCCTCAGATTCCCAATGGAGTCGTTGATTCAGTAAAGGCTAAACATCGAGATAAAGCAAAAAGCCATGGTCTGGGATTCAAGAGACCAGCACGAGACCCTGGAACCAACACAAACCAGCTGTGTCACTTAGGGAACGTGCCCAGGGCTCCCGGAATCTCATTTGAAACAGGAAGAGATCGGACTAgtagaattttttgtttgtttgtttcttttcacagTGGTAGTACCTCTTTTACCAAAGAAAACATATCAAAGTAATAAAAGCAGAGATGCTCTAGATGAAAGGGGTGCCGGGTACCCCATACCCCACTCATTCCTCCTACCACCTCCACCTCTCATTTCCCCTCTGCCCCGGACCGCTTCTCAGGCAGCTTGAAGAATCCCAGTTTAATCACTGGCCCAACACTCTTTAAGGCCCTTTTCAGTATATTATATAGTTTATTAAATCACCACATACATTGGAGAAAACTGGTGAATAACTGCTTACTtaagtgatcaaaattaacatcatcaAAAATGGAGCAAAATGGCACCATGTGAGTCCTGATTGTAACACACAAGACTTCACTTATATGTTATTCCTGACTGAAAATGCATGTGATCCTACTCAAGTGGAAGCATCAGACCAACCCAAATCACAGGATATCCTACAACTGGTCTCCATTCAAAGTGTCAATGTCTTGAAAGACAAAGAAGTATCTTTAGATTAAAAGAGATCAGAGACATGATGAGTAACTATAACATATGATCTTggatcagaaaaagaaatgctagggcgcctgggtggctcaggcagttaagcttctgccctcagctcaggtcatgatcccagggtcctgggatcaaatcccacatcgggctccccatgctctgcagggagcctgcttctccctctgcctgtagctccccctgcttgtgcattctctctctctcaaataaataaataaaatctttaaaaaaaagagagagagaaagaaatactatAAAGGGATAGTAGTGGGACAACTGGAAAAACTTACATATGGACTATATATCAAATGACAGTACTCTAGCCATGttaaacttcctgaatctggtcACAGTAATGCAGTTACTCAGacaatgtccttgttcttaggacATGCTAAAGAGTTACGAGGTCTATAATTTTCCTTCGAATGATTCAgctaaaaaaaggaataattagaaCATTATAGAGAGAAAGcaaatacatatggaaaaattATTGAATCTAAGTGAAGGGCATACAGGAGTTGTATTTCTCTAGCAACGtttctgtaggtttgaaattttttttttcaaaattaagatttaaaaaaatctccatgtGTGTGGTGCTACAGGAGATCCAAACATGGATCAGATAATGGGTCTTGTCTTCCAAGACTAAAGGAAAGCagataagtacataaataacctCAATGAAAAGCAGACTTCTTCAGaacgcccaggtggctcagtcggttaagcgtctgccttcggctcaggtcacgatctcagggtcctgggatcaagcctcgcatcagacttcttgctcagcagggagtatgcttctttctctctgccctccccaccccctccccccagctctcgctctctctcaaataaataaatataatctttaggaaaaaaaaaagaaagaaagaaaagcagaactcATCAAATGCTATTGGAAAGGTACAGGTAAAGTCCTAATGCTGCTCCGAGAGGGCAGTGGTCACCCACGCTGGAAGAAGGGAAAGGCTCCATCAGAGAGGTTAATACAGTTTAGTGGTTAAGACAGAAGACTTTCAGGTCAGACTGACTTCAAATGCACCCACCACCACACTTCAGAGCTCTGAGACCTTGGGCAGGTTCCTTAACTCCCTTAAGCTCAGCTCACTCATCTctagaatgaaaataataacacaTATCTCAGGAGGGTTGATAAGTGAAATAATCGGTGAAGTTTTAGCATGTAGTGCCAGGCATGTAATTAATGTTCAAGGTTAGCTATTACTACCATTACTACAACTACTGGGTGGACCCTGAACCTTAGCTTGCATCTAGACACGGGACGACGGAAAGGCAGACAAAACTGAGGACAGGGGAGACAACATAAGCAGAGATATATGGTAGGAAAACAGCCAAGACGTGCTTTGGCTGGAGGGTGAAATACGTGAAGGGAAAAAA
It encodes:
- the CCDC25 gene encoding coiled-coil domain-containing protein 25 isoform X2, with translation MVFYFTSNSDEDLIKHGWPEDIWFHVDKLSSAHVYLRLHKGEKIEDIPKEVLMDCAHLVKANSIQGCKMNNVNVVYTPWSNLKKTADMDVGQIGFHRQKDVKIVTVEKKVNEILNRLEKTKMERFPDLAAEKECRDREERNEKKAQIQEMKRREKEEMKKKREMDELRSYSSLMKVENMSSNQDGNDSDEFM